The sequence AAAATACGAGCAACAAATTCCGTTAGTTCTTGATGAATTAAGTTACCATCTCTATCGGTATATGCAACCTTGATACTTCGATGTCTCGGAACTAACCCCCTAATTCCTGGAATACTCAGGCAACCTTCCCAGCCTTTAACCATTTCATCAGAACAATCAATAATTCGAGGATTAATCATTGCTGTAGGTTCCATTAAAGGAGCATTGGGATACCTGAGATTCGGACGAGAAGCAACAATAAACACTCGATAGCTTTGAGCTACTTGCGGTGCTGCAATACCAACTCCATTAGCATCTACAACTGTTTCCAGTAAATCATCAATCAGCTTTTGAATGCTTTGTTCTTGAATATTATTCACCGGTTCGGCTTTTCGCCGCAAAATCGGATTACCTAACTCAATAATTGAAAGTTTTTTAGACATAGTATCAATTGGACATTGGGTATTGAGAATTCCAAGTTAGGAGTTAATATTAAAACTTATAACTACAATTTGTCTGCTTCTCCTGTTTTAATATTTAACTACGGTTAGCTGCTGGTAAAGGTGCAGGTCTTACTGTTAAGTTTACGCT comes from Rivularia sp. PCC 7116 and encodes:
- the def gene encoding peptide deformylase yields the protein MSKKLSIIELGNPILRRKAEPVNNIQEQSIQKLIDDLLETVVDANGVGIAAPQVAQSYRVFIVASRPNLRYPNAPLMEPTAMINPRIIDCSDEMVKGWEGCLSIPGIRGLVPRHRSIKVAYTDRDGNLIHQELTEFVARIFQHEYDHFEGLVFLDRVESTLDIATEQEYQNLMFNKL